A DNA window from Streptomyces sp. CA-278952 contains the following coding sequences:
- a CDS encoding AurF N-oxygenase family protein, whose product MAGSTVPSKVQESPEGDDVARRLLDSAAQLAYDPATEVDWETPLDKEFHGASPEWCSLYGTAYWGELTEGQRKELTRQEAASVASTGIWFEMILQQMVLRDIYMKNPAGAEFQWALTEIAEECRHSIMFARGAQKLGAPHYRPRRAVMELGRAFKTLAFGEAAYAAILVAEEVLDVMQRDWMRDERVVPFVRTINNIHVVEESRHMKFARDETLKRLAGAGWARRQLNAFVVAVASYFIVTSMVNPAVYRKAGLDKRRALAAAKGNEHHKSMMRSSCSGLMDFLASARLLTKPALAFYKRANLI is encoded by the coding sequence ATGGCCGGCAGCACCGTTCCGTCGAAGGTCCAGGAGAGCCCCGAGGGCGACGACGTCGCGCGACGGCTGCTCGACTCGGCCGCGCAGCTGGCGTACGACCCGGCCACCGAGGTGGACTGGGAGACGCCGCTGGACAAGGAGTTCCACGGCGCGAGCCCGGAGTGGTGCAGTCTCTACGGCACCGCGTACTGGGGCGAGTTGACCGAGGGGCAGCGCAAGGAGCTCACCCGGCAGGAGGCGGCCTCGGTCGCCAGCACCGGGATCTGGTTCGAGATGATCCTCCAGCAGATGGTGCTGCGCGACATCTACATGAAGAACCCGGCGGGCGCGGAGTTCCAGTGGGCGCTCACCGAGATAGCCGAGGAGTGCCGCCACTCGATCATGTTCGCGCGCGGTGCGCAGAAGCTCGGGGCCCCGCATTACCGGCCCCGCCGCGCGGTGATGGAGCTGGGCAGGGCCTTCAAGACGCTGGCGTTCGGCGAGGCGGCCTACGCGGCGATCCTGGTCGCCGAGGAAGTGCTCGACGTGATGCAGCGGGACTGGATGCGCGACGAGCGGGTCGTGCCGTTCGTCCGCACCATCAACAACATCCACGTGGTGGAGGAGTCCCGGCACATGAAGTTCGCCCGGGACGAGACCCTCAAGCGTCTGGCGGGCGCCGGGTGGGCGCGGCGGCAGCTCAACGCGTTCGTCGTCGCCGTCGCCTCGTACTTCATCGTGACCAGCATGGTGAACCCGGCGGTCTACCGGAAGGCCGGGCTGGACAAGCGGCGCGCGCTGGCCGCCGCCAAGGGCAACGAGCACCACAAGTCGATGATGCGGTCCAGCTGTTCGGGGCTGATGGACTTCCTGGCCTCCGCCCGCCTCCTCACCAAGCCCGCCCTCGCGTTCTACAAGCGCGCGAACCTGATCTGA
- a CDS encoding cytochrome P450 produces MVYDPATGSATADEAPGLPVLPTDRHTGCPFDPPAALTALSDRPVRLLRYADGHVGRLVTGHAAARAVLADPRFSSRYELLHLPMAMEGARGKLPQAPVGDIIGLDAPEHTRYRRLLAGRFTVRRMRQLAGRIERFTADCLDAMEQAGPTADLVEAFARPVPTLVICELLGVPYADRGRFLGLVEVIFDQAADAGVRDEAYAGLLRYVGELVLAKRADPTDDLLSDLAARGSASGSAPGSASGSASGPAPEPGSGDRVVSGLTDEELAGIGGLLLAAGLDTTANMLGLGAFALLANPGQLDALRADPDLAGPAAEELLRYLSVADPLLRSALEDVEVAGELIRAGETVTVSVQAANRDPRRFPGPDRLDIRRRATGHLSFGHGPHQCLGQQLARVEMTVALPALLARFPSLRLAVPPEEVPLRERSSIYGVVSLPVAWGEE; encoded by the coding sequence ATGGTGTACGACCCGGCCACCGGCTCCGCGACCGCCGACGAGGCGCCCGGCCTGCCCGTCCTGCCCACCGACCGGCACACCGGCTGCCCCTTCGATCCGCCCGCCGCGCTCACCGCGCTGAGCGACCGGCCGGTCCGCCTCCTGCGCTACGCCGACGGGCACGTGGGCCGGCTGGTCACCGGGCACGCGGCGGCCCGCGCGGTGCTGGCTGATCCGCGCTTCAGCTCCCGCTACGAGCTCCTGCACCTGCCGATGGCGATGGAGGGCGCGCGGGGAAAGCTGCCGCAGGCGCCCGTCGGGGACATCATCGGCCTCGACGCCCCGGAGCACACCCGCTACCGCCGACTGCTCGCCGGCCGGTTCACCGTGCGGCGCATGCGCCAACTGGCGGGCCGTATCGAGCGGTTCACCGCCGACTGCCTGGACGCCATGGAGCAGGCCGGGCCCACGGCCGACCTGGTGGAGGCCTTCGCGCGGCCCGTGCCCACGCTGGTGATCTGCGAGCTGCTCGGCGTGCCCTACGCCGACCGGGGGCGCTTTCTGGGGCTGGTCGAGGTCATCTTCGACCAGGCGGCCGACGCCGGGGTCAGGGACGAGGCCTACGCGGGGCTGCTCCGTTACGTCGGTGAACTCGTCCTCGCCAAGCGGGCCGATCCCACCGATGACCTGCTCAGCGACCTCGCCGCACGCGGCTCCGCGTCCGGTTCCGCACCCGGCTCGGCATCCGGCTCCGCGTCCGGCCCCGCACCCGAACCCGGGTCCGGAGACCGCGTCGTCTCCGGCCTCACCGACGAGGAGCTGGCCGGGATCGGCGGGCTGCTCCTCGCCGCCGGGCTCGACACCACCGCGAACATGCTGGGCCTCGGTGCCTTCGCCCTGCTGGCCAACCCCGGTCAGCTGGACGCCCTGCGCGCCGACCCGGATCTCGCCGGGCCGGCCGCGGAGGAGCTGCTGCGCTACCTCAGCGTGGCCGACCCGCTGCTGCGGTCCGCGCTAGAGGACGTCGAGGTGGCGGGCGAACTGATCAGGGCGGGGGAGACGGTGACCGTCTCCGTGCAGGCCGCCAACCGTGACCCGCGCAGGTTCCCCGGGCCCGACCGGCTCGACATCCGTCGCCGGGCCACCGGGCATCTCTCCTTCGGTCACGGTCCCCACCAGTGCCTCGGTCAGCAGCTCGCGCGGGTTGAGATGACCGTCGCGCTCCCGGCGCTCCTCGCACGCTTTCCCTCCCTGCGCCTCGCGGTCCCGCCGGAGGAAGTGCCGCTGCGCGAACGCTCCAGCATCTACGGAGTGGTCTCCCTGCCGGTCGCCTGGGGGGAGGAATAG